From the genome of Candidatus Methylomirabilis tolerans, one region includes:
- a CDS encoding LuxR family transcriptional regulator has translation MEKSGRGVVLLGRDGRIRLISPRAQEWFAEYFERPGREDGRLPEPLRSFIQQEDALLSSTNAALLARIPLRIQRDRKCLLILHLCDTERCLLVLEERQTIPELAPFKSYALTKREAEVLHWVVQGKTNTEIGVILAV, from the coding sequence TTGGAAAAGAGCGGGCGAGGGGTCGTACTCCTTGGTCGTGATGGGCGAATACGGCTGATCTCGCCACGAGCCCAAGAGTGGTTCGCGGAGTATTTCGAACGGCCCGGACGAGAGGATGGTCGCCTGCCAGAGCCGCTCAGATCGTTCATCCAACAAGAGGACGCGCTGCTGAGCAGCACCAATGCAGCCCTGCTTGCCAGGATACCGCTACGGATCCAGCGTGATCGGAAGTGCCTCCTGATCCTGCACCTGTGCGATACGGAGCGGTGCCTATTAGTGTTAGAGGAGCGGCAGACGATACCGGAGCTTGCCCCCTTCAAGTCGTATGCTCTCACCAAGCGAGAAGCCGAGGTGCTTCACTGGGTGGTCCAGGGCAAGACCAATACCGAGATCGGGGTGATTCTCGCCGT